A single window of Rhizobium indicum DNA harbors:
- a CDS encoding IlvD/Edd family dehydratase, giving the protein MTDNHSPKRRLRSQDWFDNPDHIDMAALYLERFMNYGITPEELRSGKPIIGIAQSGSDLTPCNRVHVELAKRVRDGIRDAGGIPIEFPTHPIFENCKRPTAALDRNLAYLGLVEILYGYPLDGVVLTTGCDKTTPSAIMAASTVDIPAIVLSGGPMLDGWHEGELAGSGTVIWRMRRKYAAGEIDREEFLQAALDSAPSVGHCNTMGTASTMNALAEALGLSLTGCGAIPAAYRERGQMAYRTGRRAVEIVFEDLKPSDILTREAFLNAIRTNSAIGGSTNAQPHLAAMAKHAGVELYPDDWQVHGFDIPLLANVQPAGAYLGERFHRAGGTPAIMWELLQAGKLDGNCRTVTGRTMAENLEGKEARDREVIKPFAEPLKERAGFLVLKGNLFDFAIMKMSVVSEDFRRRYLEEPGHEGVFEGKAVVFDGSEDYHKRINDPELGIDENTILAIRGAGPIGWPGSAEVVNMQPPDHLLKRGIRSLPTIGDGRQSGTADSPSILNASPESAAGGGLAWLRTGDIIRIDFNHGRCDMLVEDAEIERRKGDGIPPVPADATPWQQIYRRSVTQLSDGAVLEGAAEFRQIAKTPPRHNH; this is encoded by the coding sequence GTGACGGACAACCATTCGCCGAAGCGGCGCCTGCGTTCGCAGGACTGGTTCGACAATCCCGATCATATCGACATGGCAGCGCTCTATCTCGAGCGCTTCATGAATTACGGCATCACGCCGGAAGAGCTGCGCTCCGGCAAGCCGATCATCGGAATTGCCCAGAGCGGCAGCGATCTTACGCCCTGCAACAGGGTGCATGTCGAGCTTGCCAAGCGCGTGCGGGACGGCATTCGCGATGCCGGCGGCATTCCGATCGAGTTTCCGACACATCCGATCTTCGAGAATTGCAAACGCCCGACAGCCGCACTCGACCGCAATCTCGCCTATCTCGGCCTCGTCGAAATCCTCTACGGCTATCCACTTGACGGCGTCGTGCTGACCACCGGCTGCGACAAGACCACGCCTTCGGCGATCATGGCGGCTTCGACGGTCGATATCCCGGCGATCGTGCTCTCCGGCGGCCCGATGCTCGACGGCTGGCACGAGGGGGAGCTGGCGGGCTCCGGCACGGTGATCTGGCGGATGCGGCGGAAATATGCAGCAGGCGAGATCGATCGGGAGGAATTCCTGCAGGCGGCGCTCGATTCTGCGCCTTCCGTCGGCCACTGCAATACGATGGGCACCGCTTCGACGATGAATGCGCTGGCCGAGGCACTCGGCCTTTCGCTGACCGGCTGTGGCGCCATTCCGGCCGCTTACCGCGAACGCGGCCAGATGGCCTACCGCACCGGGCGACGCGCCGTCGAAATCGTGTTCGAGGATCTGAAGCCGTCGGATATCCTGACGCGCGAGGCTTTCCTGAATGCGATCCGCACCAATTCGGCGATCGGCGGCTCGACCAACGCGCAGCCGCATCTGGCCGCGATGGCGAAGCACGCTGGCGTCGAACTCTATCCCGACGACTGGCAGGTGCATGGCTTCGATATCCCGCTGCTGGCCAATGTCCAGCCGGCGGGCGCCTATCTCGGCGAGCGCTTTCATCGTGCCGGCGGCACGCCGGCGATCATGTGGGAACTGCTGCAGGCCGGAAAGCTCGACGGCAACTGTCGCACGGTGACGGGCAGGACGATGGCCGAGAACCTAGAGGGCAAGGAAGCGCGCGACCGCGAGGTTATCAAGCCGTTCGCCGAGCCGCTGAAAGAGCGGGCGGGCTTCCTCGTTCTCAAAGGCAATCTCTTCGATTTCGCGATCATGAAGATGAGCGTGGTCTCGGAGGATTTTCGCCGGCGCTACCTTGAGGAACCCGGGCACGAAGGTGTCTTCGAGGGCAAAGCGGTGGTTTTCGACGGTTCCGAGGACTATCACAAGCGCATCAACGATCCCGAACTCGGTATCGACGAAAATACCATCCTCGCCATCCGCGGCGCCGGGCCGATCGGCTGGCCGGGTTCGGCTGAGGTCGTCAACATGCAGCCGCCGGATCATCTCCTGAAGCGCGGCATCCGCAGCCTGCCGACGATCGGCGACGGCCGCCAGTCGGGCACGGCGGACAGTCCCTCGATCCTCAATGCCTCGCCGGAAAGTGCCGCCGGAGGCGGCCTCGCCTGGCTTCGTACCGGCGATATCATCCGCATCGACTTCAACCACGGGCGCTGCGACATGCTGGTCGAGGACGCCGAGATCGAACGGCGCAAGGGCGACGGCATCCCGCCAGTGCCGGCGGATGCGACGCCATGGCAGCAGATCTACCGCCGCTCGGTGACGCAATTGTCGGACGGAGCGGTGCTGGAGGGAGCGGCGGAATTCCGCCAGATCGCAAAAACCCCGCCGCGGCACAACCACTGA
- a CDS encoding putative bifunctional diguanylate cyclase/phosphodiesterase, with the protein MQASKAGTALPEKKATRSEHEFQDLLRRLELALDASRIGVWEHSIEQDGILWDAQMHRLYETGETCRLVPASLWSNAIHPDDRERAERDFEQAITTRGAYNSQFRIVLPSGEIRHLRSRAHFYVDAEGLPSFIGAEWDVTADVLLNAELARQKVVAEARALALEESNARIEHVADHDYLTGLPNRRLLDKRLAELPADKSITTLGVLHLDLDQFKQINDSHGHAAGDAVLRAAALRITAAIPANGVVARVGGDEFVIVLVNFTDLTELKLITEDLQRRLRKKIRFGQEMLQSGASIGVSWSGDRRARNLLAESDLALYQAKKLGRSRVEFFTRQLQEDLRSKRRLAEELKLGLERGEILPYYQVQLDARTREVIGFEALARWKHPEKGVLAPGVFLKIADEHGLAAEIDAAILKSVLEDRLFWLLRGLAVPRIAVNISASRLADPALLDKLRKLDIPPGAIVFELVETIFLDDSDEKLLDHIGDIKQMGIDIEIDDFGSGHASLIGLVKLRPKRLKIDRQLVTEVVSSAEQRRVVGSIVEIAKALDVEVIAEGIETEAHAVVLAQLGCDGLQGYAFGYPAPAAETERLFSSPTSRIEKQKTAMLNGR; encoded by the coding sequence ATGCAAGCTTCTAAGGCTGGGACCGCGTTGCCAGAGAAAAAAGCCACACGATCCGAACACGAGTTTCAGGATCTTCTGCGTCGGCTCGAACTCGCTCTCGATGCATCCCGGATCGGTGTCTGGGAGCACAGCATCGAGCAGGACGGGATCTTGTGGGATGCGCAGATGCATCGTCTCTACGAGACCGGCGAAACCTGCCGGCTGGTGCCGGCATCGCTTTGGTCGAATGCCATCCATCCCGATGATCGCGAGCGGGCCGAACGCGACTTCGAGCAGGCGATAACGACACGCGGCGCCTATAATTCACAATTTCGGATCGTGCTGCCGAGCGGTGAAATCCGCCATTTGCGTTCGCGCGCGCATTTCTATGTCGATGCGGAGGGTCTGCCCTCCTTCATCGGCGCCGAATGGGATGTGACGGCCGACGTCCTGCTCAACGCGGAACTCGCGCGGCAAAAGGTGGTGGCCGAGGCGAGGGCGCTGGCGCTGGAAGAAAGCAATGCTCGCATCGAGCATGTCGCCGATCATGACTATCTCACCGGCTTGCCGAACCGGCGCCTTCTCGACAAGCGGCTGGCGGAGTTGCCGGCCGACAAGAGCATCACGACGCTTGGCGTGCTGCATCTCGACCTCGACCAGTTCAAGCAGATCAACGACAGCCACGGTCATGCGGCAGGCGACGCCGTTCTCAGGGCCGCAGCACTTCGAATCACCGCCGCCATTCCTGCAAATGGCGTGGTCGCCCGCGTCGGTGGCGATGAATTCGTCATCGTGCTGGTCAATTTCACCGATCTCACTGAGCTGAAGCTGATCACCGAAGACCTCCAGCGTCGGCTGCGGAAGAAGATCCGCTTCGGCCAGGAGATGCTGCAATCCGGCGCCTCGATCGGCGTTTCCTGGAGCGGCGATCGGCGGGCGCGCAACCTGCTTGCCGAATCCGATTTGGCGCTTTACCAGGCCAAGAAGCTCGGGCGCAGCCGTGTCGAATTCTTCACGCGGCAATTGCAGGAGGATCTGCGCTCCAAGCGTCGCCTCGCCGAAGAGCTGAAGCTCGGGCTGGAGCGCGGTGAGATACTTCCCTATTATCAGGTGCAGCTCGACGCCCGGACCCGGGAGGTCATCGGCTTCGAGGCGCTGGCGCGCTGGAAACACCCCGAAAAGGGCGTGCTTGCTCCGGGGGTATTCCTGAAGATCGCCGACGAGCACGGGCTTGCGGCGGAGATCGACGCGGCGATCCTCAAAAGCGTTCTCGAAGACCGGTTGTTCTGGCTGTTGCGCGGCCTTGCGGTTCCGCGCATCGCCGTCAATATCTCGGCGTCCCGCCTTGCCGATCCGGCGTTGCTCGACAAGCTGAGGAAACTCGATATCCCGCCCGGCGCGATCGTCTTCGAACTGGTTGAGACGATTTTCCTCGACGACAGCGACGAAAAACTGCTCGATCATATCGGCGATATCAAACAGATGGGCATCGACATCGAGATCGACGACTTCGGATCGGGCCATGCTTCGCTCATCGGTCTCGTCAAGCTGCGGCCGAAGCGGCTGAAGATCGACCGGCAGCTCGTCACCGAGGTCGTCAGCTCCGCCGAGCAGCGGCGCGTGGTGGGGTCGATCGTGGAAATCGCCAAGGCACTCGATGTCGAGGTGATCGCCGAGGGCATCGAGACCGAGGCGCATGCCGTCGTGCTGGCGCAGCTCGGCTGCGACGGTCTGCAGGGTTATGCGTTCGGTTATCCCGCACCGGCGGCCGAGACAGAGCGTCTTTTCTCATCGCCGACGAGCCGAATCGAAAAGCAGAAGACCGCGATGCTGAACGGCCGGTGA
- a CDS encoding GNAT family N-acetyltransferase, with protein MNSEFAVRSMRPGELELVLEWARQEGWNPGLDDSLAFNEADPSGFFVGSIGEVPVGSISVVKYGDMFAFLGLYIVHPDFRGKGYGKAIWAAGIASVGDRTIGLDGVAAQQDNYRKAGFEPAYSTIRYGGVATSLPVSTLVAQPVLDSRLEGLQRYDSAIFPQSRDAFLAAWCTARKGRRSAVVRKSHKIRGYGTIRRCYEGYKIGPLFANDADSAAALLAELIPEAKGAAVFIDIPAENHEAVALAEGIGLQPVFETTRMYRGPAPAIPLKHVFGVTTLELG; from the coding sequence ATGAATTCGGAATTTGCCGTTCGTTCGATGCGGCCCGGCGAACTGGAACTCGTGCTCGAATGGGCGCGTCAGGAAGGCTGGAACCCTGGTCTCGACGATTCGCTTGCATTCAACGAGGCCGATCCGTCGGGATTTTTCGTCGGCTCCATCGGTGAAGTCCCCGTCGGCTCGATCTCGGTCGTCAAATATGGCGATATGTTCGCCTTCCTGGGCCTCTACATCGTCCATCCCGATTTTCGCGGCAAGGGTTACGGCAAGGCGATCTGGGCGGCGGGCATCGCCAGCGTGGGAGATCGCACCATCGGTCTCGATGGCGTCGCCGCGCAGCAGGACAACTACCGCAAGGCCGGCTTCGAACCCGCCTATTCCACCATTCGTTACGGCGGTGTCGCTACTTCCTTGCCGGTCTCGACGCTTGTCGCGCAGCCGGTGCTGGATTCACGCCTCGAAGGCCTGCAGCGATATGATTCGGCGATCTTTCCGCAGTCGCGGGATGCCTTTCTCGCTGCCTGGTGCACCGCCCGCAAGGGCCGTCGTTCGGCGGTGGTGCGCAAGAGCCACAAGATCCGCGGTTACGGCACGATCCGCCGCTGCTACGAGGGCTACAAGATCGGCCCGCTTTTTGCCAACGATGCCGACAGCGCCGCGGCGCTGCTTGCCGAATTGATCCCCGAGGCAAAAGGGGCCGCGGTCTTCATCGACATTCCCGCAGAGAACCACGAGGCGGTCGCGCTTGCCGAAGGTATCGGCCTTCAACCGGTATTCGAGACGACACGCATGTATCGCGGGCCGGCGCCGGCCATTCCGCTGAAGCACGTCTTCGGCGTGACGACGCTGGAGCTTGGTTAA
- a CDS encoding DMT family transporter — protein MQATAYICLVIATLCWGGNSVAGKLALGHISPMMLTFLRWFLAVAMIAVISVPQLRKDWPVVRKNLPLLLFYGVIGYTLFNAMLYSAVQYTTAINVAIEQAGIPMLIFLLNFMFFRTGISLAQCLGFGMTLIGVALTAAHGDLATLLQLSLNRGDGLMLIAIAAYSVYTIFLRWKPPLDWRTLMAVPALGAMLTSLPLLLWEAGRGAAQWPDQAGWVITLYTAIFPSLVAQILYIKGVVAIGANRAGLFINLVPVFGTLLSVALIGERLQSFHVIALVLTLGGIAIAEKGRPKASSPTVPASPVD, from the coding sequence TTGCAAGCCACGGCCTATATCTGTCTCGTTATCGCCACCCTCTGCTGGGGCGGCAACTCCGTCGCCGGCAAACTCGCGCTCGGGCATATCAGTCCGATGATGCTGACCTTCCTGCGCTGGTTCCTCGCCGTGGCAATGATCGCCGTAATTTCAGTACCGCAGTTGCGGAAGGACTGGCCGGTAGTCAGGAAGAACCTGCCGCTGCTCCTCTTCTATGGCGTCATCGGCTACACCCTTTTCAACGCTATGCTTTACTCGGCCGTGCAATATACGACGGCGATCAACGTCGCCATCGAGCAGGCCGGCATTCCGATGCTGATCTTCCTGCTGAATTTCATGTTCTTCCGTACCGGCATCTCGCTGGCGCAATGTCTCGGTTTCGGCATGACGCTGATCGGCGTCGCCCTGACGGCCGCTCATGGCGACCTCGCAACGCTGCTGCAACTCAGCCTCAACCGCGGCGACGGGCTGATGCTGATCGCCATTGCCGCCTATTCGGTCTACACGATCTTCCTGCGCTGGAAGCCGCCGCTCGACTGGCGCACGCTGATGGCGGTCCCGGCGCTCGGCGCCATGCTGACCTCGCTGCCGCTGCTCCTCTGGGAGGCCGGCCGGGGTGCCGCGCAGTGGCCGGACCAGGCAGGCTGGGTCATCACTCTCTACACGGCGATCTTCCCGTCGCTGGTGGCGCAAATCCTCTATATCAAAGGCGTCGTGGCAATCGGCGCCAACCGCGCCGGCCTCTTCATCAATCTCGTGCCGGTGTTCGGAACGCTGCTTTCCGTCGCCCTGATCGGCGAGAGACTGCAGTCCTTCCATGTGATCGCACTGGTGCTGACCTTGGGCGGCATCGCGATCGCCGAAAAGGGCCGTCCGAAAGCTTCGTCGCCGACCGTGCCCGCCTCACCCGTGGATTAA
- a CDS encoding adenylosuccinate synthase, with protein MTNVVVVGSQWGDEGKGKIVDWLSERADIVVRYQGGHNAGHTLVIDGTSYKLSLLPSGVVRPGKMAVIGNGVVVDPHALIAEIGRLEAQGVTVTPDNLRIADNATLILSLHRELDAMREDAASNSGTKIGTTRRGIGPAYEDKVGRRAIRVMDLADLESLSGKVDRILTHHNALRRGLGVAEVSHQTIMDELTSIADRVLPFRDTVWLFLDKERRKGARILFEGAQGSLLDIDHGTYPFVTSSNTVAGQAAAGSGMGPGSLGYILGITKAYTTRVGEGPFPTELTDEIGQFLGEKGHEFGTVTGRKRRCGWFDAALVRQSVATNGITGIALTKLDVLDGLEELKICVGYMLDGEQIDHLPASQGAQARVEPIYVTLEGWKESTVGARSWADLPAQAIKYVRQVEELIGAPVALLSTSPERDDTILVTDPFED; from the coding sequence ATGACGAACGTAGTCGTGGTCGGTTCGCAATGGGGTGACGAAGGCAAGGGCAAGATTGTCGACTGGCTTTCGGAGCGTGCGGATATCGTTGTGCGCTATCAGGGCGGACACAATGCCGGCCATACGCTCGTCATCGACGGCACGAGCTATAAGCTCTCGCTGCTGCCGTCCGGCGTCGTGCGCCCGGGCAAGATGGCCGTCATCGGCAACGGTGTCGTCGTCGATCCGCATGCGCTGATCGCCGAGATCGGCCGGCTGGAGGCGCAGGGCGTGACGGTCACGCCTGACAATCTGCGCATTGCAGACAATGCGACGCTCATTCTTTCTCTGCACCGCGAGCTCGACGCGATGCGCGAGGATGCGGCGTCGAACAGCGGCACCAAGATCGGCACGACGCGCCGCGGCATTGGCCCGGCCTATGAAGACAAGGTCGGCCGCCGCGCCATCCGCGTCATGGATCTTGCCGATCTCGAGAGTCTTTCCGGCAAGGTCGACCGTATTCTGACGCATCACAATGCGCTTCGCCGCGGCCTCGGCGTTGCCGAAGTCAGCCACCAGACGATCATGGACGAGCTGACCTCGATCGCCGACCGCGTGCTGCCCTTCCGCGATACGGTCTGGCTTTTCCTCGACAAGGAGCGCCGCAAGGGCGCCCGCATCCTTTTCGAAGGTGCGCAGGGCAGCCTGCTCGATATCGATCACGGCACCTATCCCTTCGTGACCTCGTCCAACACAGTCGCCGGCCAGGCCGCTGCCGGTTCGGGCATGGGTCCGGGTTCTCTCGGCTATATCCTGGGCATTACCAAGGCCTATACGACGCGTGTCGGCGAAGGCCCGTTCCCGACCGAACTAACGGATGAAATCGGTCAGTTCCTCGGCGAGAAGGGTCATGAATTCGGCACGGTGACGGGCCGTAAGCGCCGTTGCGGCTGGTTCGACGCGGCACTCGTACGCCAGTCGGTCGCCACCAACGGCATCACGGGCATCGCGCTCACCAAGCTCGACGTGCTCGACGGTCTCGAGGAATTGAAGATCTGCGTCGGCTATATGCTCGACGGCGAACAGATTGATCATCTTCCCGCAAGCCAGGGAGCGCAAGCTAGGGTCGAACCGATCTACGTCACCCTGGAGGGATGGAAGGAATCGACCGTCGGAGCCCGCAGTTGGGCGGATCTGCCGGCACAGGCGATCAAATATGTTCGCCAGGTCGAAGAGCTGATCGGGGCACCAGTCGCGCTCCTTTCCACCAGCCCGGAGCGGGATGACACGATACTTGTGACCGATCCGTTTGAGGATTAA
- the rpoH gene encoding RNA polymerase sigma factor RpoH — translation MARNTLPSITAGEAGLNRYLDEIRKFPMLEPQQEYMLAKRYAEHGDRDAAHKLVTSHLRLVAKIAMGYRGYGLPIGEVVSEGNVGLMQAVKKFDAERGFRLATYAMWWIKASIQEYILRSWSLVKMGTTANQKRLFFNLRRLKGRIQAIDDGDLKPEHVSEIATKLNVSEEEVISMNRRLSGDASLNAPIKAAEGDGGQWQDWLVDDHDSQEDVLIEQDELDTRRRMLAKAMSVLNERERRIFEARRLAEDPVTLEDLSTEFDISRERVRQIEVRAFEKVQDAVRKEALERAKAVRVVEATA, via the coding sequence ATGGCCCGAAATACCTTGCCGTCCATTACCGCCGGTGAAGCCGGTCTCAATCGTTACCTCGACGAAATCCGCAAGTTCCCGATGCTGGAGCCGCAGCAGGAATACATGCTCGCCAAGCGTTATGCCGAGCATGGTGACCGCGATGCCGCCCACAAGCTCGTCACCAGCCACCTTCGCCTCGTAGCGAAGATCGCGATGGGTTATCGCGGCTACGGCCTGCCGATCGGCGAAGTCGTCTCCGAAGGCAATGTCGGCCTGATGCAGGCCGTCAAGAAGTTCGATGCCGAGCGCGGCTTCCGTCTCGCAACCTACGCCATGTGGTGGATCAAGGCCTCGATCCAGGAATATATCCTGCGTTCGTGGTCGCTGGTGAAGATGGGCACGACCGCCAACCAGAAGCGGCTGTTCTTCAACCTGCGCCGGCTGAAAGGCCGCATCCAGGCAATCGATGACGGCGACCTGAAGCCGGAGCACGTCTCGGAGATCGCCACCAAGCTGAACGTCTCGGAGGAGGAGGTCATTTCGATGAACCGCCGCCTCTCCGGCGACGCCTCGCTGAACGCGCCGATCAAGGCAGCCGAAGGTGACGGCGGCCAATGGCAGGATTGGCTGGTGGATGACCATGACAGCCAGGAAGACGTGCTGATCGAACAGGACGAGCTCGACACCCGCCGGCGCATGCTGGCGAAAGCGATGAGCGTGCTGAACGAGCGCGAACGTCGCATCTTCGAGGCTCGCCGCCTTGCCGAGGATCCAGTGACCCTGGAAGACCTTTCGACTGAATTCGATATCAGCCGCGAACGCGTTCGCCAGATCGAGGTCCGCGCCTTCGAAAAGGTGCAGGACGCCGTCCGCAAGGAAGCCCTGGAACGCGCGAAGGCCGTCCGGGTCGTCGAAGCCACGGCATAA